From the genome of Impatiens glandulifera chromosome 9, dImpGla2.1, whole genome shotgun sequence, one region includes:
- the LOC124914703 gene encoding protease Do-like 5, chloroplastic codes for MVILSTWQLLPSPSSSSSSSSSFQSSEETYSNLSNQKLLTKRQILILSTSTLAAASFTRYPFPNSAVALQQQQQQQQDYTDPDEVRVVQIFQETSPSVVFIKDIEVAQNSKGSDTELNGDENLKIEGTGSGFVWDKLGHIVTNYHVVAKFAIDKSGLHRCKAILVNTKGISFSRDATLVGFDPAYDLAVLKVDIEGDNEIKPASLGTSRELRVGQSCFAIGSPFGYENTLTTGVVSGLGREIPSPNGQAIRGAIQTDAAINAGNSGGPLIDSYGHVIGVNTATFTRKGTGVSSGVNFAIPIDTVLRTVPYLIVYGTPYNDRF; via the exons ATGGTGATTCTGAGCACTTGGCAGCTTCTTCCATCAccgtcttcttcttcatcttcttcatcttcttttcagTCTTCTGAGGAAACTTATTCGAATCTGTCTAACCAGAAGCTATTAACAAAGCGCCAAATACTTATCCTATCTACCTCCACTCTCGCTGCAGCTTCCTTTACAAGATACCCTTTTCCTAACTCTGCCGTTGCcttgcagcagcagcagcagcagcagcaagaTTACACCGACCCAGATGAAGTTCGCGTCGTTCAAATCTTCCAG GAAACCTCCCCGTCAGTTGTATTCATTAAAGACATTGAGGTAGCTCAAAACTCTAAGGGCTCTGATACAGAGTTAAATGGAGATGAAAATCTGAAGATTGAAGGAACTGGCTCTGGCTTTGTTTGGGACAAGTTAGGTCACATT GTAACCAACTATCACGTTGTAGCTAAGTTTGCCATTGATAAAAGTGGACTGCATCGGTGTAAG GCGATTCTGGTTAATACAAAGGGAATTAGCTTCTCGAGAGATGCTACACTTGTTGGTTTTGATCCAGCTTATGATTTAGCAGTTCTTAAG GTAGATATCGAGGGTGATAATGAGATAAAACCAGCAAGTCTTGGCACATCCCGTGAATTACGAGTTGGTCAGAGTTGCTTTGCTATTGGGAGTCCATTTGGATACGAAAACACTTTGACGACTGGG GTTGTTAGTGGATTAGGAAGGGAAATACCATCTCCAAATGGACAGGCCATTCGAGGAGCTATACAAACCGATGCGGCTATAAATGCAG GGAATTCAGGTGGACCTTTGATTGATTCGTATGGTCACGTTATTGGTGTCAATACAGCAACTTTCACTCGTAAAG GGACAGGAGTGTCGTCTGGTGTTAACTTTGCGATACCAATTGACACAGTCTTGCGAACGGTTCCTTACTTGATCGTGTATGGTACGCCTTACAACGACAGGTTTTGA